A single region of the Etheostoma cragini isolate CJK2018 chromosome 3, CSU_Ecrag_1.0, whole genome shotgun sequence genome encodes:
- the LOC117938756 gene encoding olfactory receptor 10A6-like codes for MMNSSYVSYFTLAAYFDTGVFKYLYFLLILSLYVFKVCANVLLVVVICVNRSLHEPMYLFLVSLFVNELYGSTGLFPFLLVQILSDIHTVSALFCFLQIFCVYTYAGVEFINLAAMSYDRYLSICYPLQYHTRMTSNKVVVLITVTWSLPFFAVFVTTALSASLQLCGNIINRVYCDNYYIIKLACYDTTINNVYEFVATFFIVCVPVCVILYTYMRILKVCFSGSKQTRQKAVSTCTPHLASLINFFFGCLFQILQSRFDMSSVPMILQILLSLYFLTCQPIFNPIMYGLNMSKIRVMCQSLITRSVLGGCCNFSHR; via the coding sequence ATGATGAACTCTTCATATGTTTCATATTTCACACTTGCTGCTTACTTTGACACTggggtgtttaaatacttatattTCTTGCTGATTTTGTCCTTATATGTCTTCAAAGTGTGTGCCAATGTGTTGCTGGTTGTGGTTATCTGTGTGAACAGGAGCTTACATGAACCTATGTACCTTTTTCTGGTCAGcctgtttgtaaatgaactgtatggtagtacagggttgtttccattccttctggttcagatcctctctgacattcacactgtttctgctctcttctgtttcctgcagattttctgtgtgtatacttatgctgGTGTAGAGTTTATTAACTTAGCCGCCATGTCTTATGACAGATATCTTTCCATCTGTTATCCTCTGCAATATCACACACGTATGACATCTAATAAGGTGGTTGTGCTTATCACTGTAACGTggtctcttcctttttttgctgtttttgtcacaacagcATTGAGTGCCTCCTTACAGCTGTGTGGGAACATCATTAATAGAGTTTATTGTGACAACTATTACATCATAAAACTGGCTTGCTATGACACCACAATTAAtaatgtttatgaatttgttGCTACTTTTTTCATAGTCTGTGTTCCTGTATGTGTGATCCTCTACACCTACATGAGGatccttaaagtgtgtttttctggttctaAGCAGACGAGACAGAAAGCTGTCAGTACCTGCACACCCCACCTCGCTTCTCTCATCAACTTTTTCTTTGgttgtttatttcaaatattacaGAGCAGGTTTGATATGAGCAGTGTACCCATGATATTACaaattttgttgtctttgtattttctgACGTGCCAACCGATCTTTAACCCTATAATGTACGGCCTCAACATGTCCAAAATACGCGTCATGTGTCAAAGTCTGATTACACGTTCTGTGCTGGGAGGTTGCTGCAATTTCTCTCATCGTTAA
- the LOC117938747 gene encoding zinc finger protein 883-like: MVKALTEFGHIRWVSHTLHLVVIKALEKDRVVTSLLSKARSISGHVHRSSKASNRLQELQTQLNLPQHTLITDVKTRWNYTFYMLQQLVEQRRAVQMMTQESNMGKAPTIIYPDEWGLATDMLTVLSPFEEVTWALSKHSASISEIHQRLHTGEKPYSCDVCGAAFKQKITLIKHQIVHTGERPYSCDLCGKTFTWRGRLVIHLRVHNGEKPYCCDICGKTFSDNSSFKSHQRRHTREKPYSCDICGKTFPKSGSLKIHRCVHTGEKPYSCKQCGETFSRRSHLKSHQRVHTGEKPYSCDLCGKTFSKSHGLKIHRRVHTGEKPYSCDICGKTFSRRNSLKIHRCVHTGEKPYSCKQCGEKFSRRSHLQSHQRVHTGRKPHSCDLCGKTFTDSSSFKKHQVVHTGEKPYLCEQCGKTFSQSSGLKKHQRIHTGEKPK, encoded by the exons ATGGTGAAAGCTTTGACTGAATTTGGGCACATCCGTTGGGTGTCCCATACGCTTCACTTGGTGGTGATCAAAGCACTGGAGAAGGACAGGGTTGTGACATCCCTTCTCTCTAAAGCCAGGAGCATATCTGGCCATGTTCATCGCTCAAGCAAAGCCAGCAACAGACTACAGGAGCTGCAAACACAGTTGAACCTCCCCCAGCACACGCTCATAACAGATGTTAAAACAAGGTGGAACTATACGTTCTACATGCTCCAGCAGCTGGTGGAGCAGCGCAGGGCTGTGCAGATGATGACACAGGAGTCCAACATGGGTAAAGCTCCAACAATCATCTATCCAGATGAGTGGGGGTTAGCAACAGACATGCTCACTGTTCTTAGTCCTTTTGAGGAGGTCACATGGGCGCTCTCAAAACACAGCGCCTCCATCTCTGAG ATTCATCAGAGacttcacactggagagaagccgtacagctgtgatgTATGTGGGGCAGCTTTCAAACAGAAGATTACCctaataaaacatcaaatcgttcacactggagagaggccgtacagctgtgatctATGTGGTAAAACCTTTACTTGGAGGGGTAGGCTAGTAATACACCTACGTGTTCACAACGGAGAGAAACCGTACTGTTGTGATATATGTGGTAAAACATTTTCTGATAATAGTAGCTTTAAAAGTCACCAGCGCAGACACACTAGAGAGAAGCCATACAGCTGTGATATATGTGGTAAAACATTTCCTAAGAGCGGTAGTCTTAAAATACACCGATGTGTTCACAccggagagaagccgtactCGTGTAAACAATGTGGGGAAACGTTTTCTCGGAGAAGTCACCTTAAATCTCACCAGcgtgttcacactggagagaagccctACAGCTGTGATCTATGTGGTAAAACATTTTCTAAGAGTCATGGTCTTAAAATACACCGAcgtgttcacactggagagaagccgtacagctgtgataTATGTGGTAAAACATTTTCTAGGAGAAATAGTCTTAAAATACACCGAtgtgttcacactggagagaagccgtactcGTGTAAACAATGTGGGGAAAAGTTTTCTCGGAGAAGTCACCTTCAATCTCACCAGCGTGTTCACACAGGACGCAAGCCCCACAGCTGTGATCTATGTGGTAAAACCTTTACTGATAGTAGtagctttaaaaaacaccaggttgttcacactggagagaagccgtacttgtgtgaacaatgtgggaaaacGTTTTCTCAGAGTAGTGGCCTTAAAAAACAtcaacgcattcacactggagagaagcccaAATAA